Part of the Bacillus sp. N1-1 genome, CTCCTATTATTTAGAGAAAGAAGAGGTTTCTTCGGTCATTGCGCTGTTAAAACAACGTCAAGAAGATGAATACTCTGAACACAATCAAATTGAAATAAGCGGGACATTAAAAGACATTGAAAAGCGGGTCATTACTCAAGTTCTTGAAGAAGAAGATATGAACCAATCGAAGGCCGCAAAACGACTGGGCATCAATCGATCAACTTTATGGCGCAAGCTTAAATCATAAGCTTGCGTCTTTTTTTTGTAGTTGATTCTTTATATATGCTAAGTTATTCAATGGAATTAACCGGTTTGTTTCAAAAAGCAACACTTTGTTGTTGCGATATGCAACTAATTTTAATTTATTTAGAAAACTTTAAAAATAGTATTGTTATATGCAACATGTTCATATACTATAATAAATGTAAGCGTTTTAATACGTTTCTTAATTAAACAGTTCTTGGTTGTTAAGGGAACTGGCATTGAAAATAGTAACGATTGAAATCAGTGAAATGGGATGAAATACATTTTCTTCTCATTATAGTGAACCGAAAGGGGGTGGGAATGGTTTTGAAGTTAGCAGTTATTGCAGATGATTTAACAGGAGCGAATGATACGGGGGTACAATTTGCGAAACAGGGCTTAGATACAACGGTGTTGTTTCCAGATACAATTTTGCAACCTACCAATATGACTGGAGATGTAATTGTATTAAATTCCAACAGTCGTGCCATTCCGACTGAGCACGCTCATAAGATCGTCTCGAATCTCTCAAAACAGTTACGTGACTTAGGCGTAGCCTCTGTCCTAAAAAAAATTGATTCCACGATGAGAGGGAACATTGGGACAGAAATTGATGCTGTGATGGATGTGTATGATTTTAATGTCGCTTTCGTTGTTCCGGCTTTTCCAAAAAGCGGACGGATCACCTTGAATGGTATCCATTATGTCGATGGTGTACCACTTGAAGAGACTGAAATCGCAAGTGATCCGACTTGTCCAGTGAATGAAAGCTACTTACCTGAGCTTCTGCAAAAGCAGAGTAAGCGGGAAGTAGCACTTATCACTATACGGGATATTCGAGAAGGTAAAGCTTACTTAGCCAAAAAGATGAAAGCGTTATCGATTCAGGAACCATCCAAAATTGTGGTGATCGATGCGGAGACGGATGAAGAATTACATACCATCGTTGAAGCAACACAACAGCTGGAAGAAAATATTCTTTGGGTAGGATCAGCGGGTATCGCCTATCATCTTTGTAACTCGTTTCATGAACAGGCGCTCACATTAGAAGATTGTGAGAATAGAAAGCTACCATTACTCGTGGTTGCTGGAAGCATCAGTGGGATTACTCACAAACAAGTTGAGGAGCTAAAAGCGAAGACAAGCATCGAGGAAGTCATGATTTCTCCGTATAAGTTCCTAGATGAGAAAGAACGGGAGAGTGAAATTGAACGAGCCGTTCAATTAGGAGAAGCTCTTCTAGATAAAGGAGACTTAATTGTTTCCACGAATCGCGACATTAAAGCAATCAACCAGGTAAGGGAGTTCCAAAAAACGCTTGGAATATCGAACATGGAAGTTGGAAATCGAATTGCAGATGCACTTGGCATCATAGCTGGTCGTTTAATTGAAAAGAAACAGATCCAGGGTGCAGTGTTAACTGGTGGTGACATTGCAGGCGCAACGTGCAAGGTGTTGAATGGAAAGGGAATTCGGATCATCGGCGAAGTGGAAGACGGACTGCCGTATGGAACATTATTCGGTGGTTTGTACGATCGTCTCCCTATTGCCACGAAAGCAGGCGCATTCGGTAGTGAGCAGGCTCTTGTGAAAGCGCTTCAAACATTAAAGGGAGTTAATATGCAAACGTATGACAGGGTACAACAATAAATCATATTGGAGGAAAAAAGATGAAGAGTTTATCTAAAAAGGTATTAGGTGCTGCTACAGCATTAAGTCTCAGCGTACTTGTTGCTTGTGGTGGTGGAAATCAACAGGCAGATTCAACTGGTGGAGAAGCAGCTTCAGGCGAAGCGAAAACGTTGCAAGTAGGGATCACGCTTGCTGAAGACTCTCATTATTACAAAGGACTTGAACATTTTGCTGATCTTGTTGAAGAGAAATCAGACGGTGAGCTAGCGATTGAAATTTTCCCGAATGGATCGTTGGGTGGCGAGCGTGACATGGTTGAGAGTCTTCAAGTTGGATCGCTTGATATGGTGTTAACTTCTACTGGACCACTTGGTGGTTTTGCTCCTGAAATTAATGTCGTCGACCTTCCGTTTCTTTTTGAAAATCGTGAACACGCATACAAAGTATTAGACGGCGAAATTGGTCAGGATCTCTTATCAGGTCTTGAAGATCAGAGCTTAAAAGGTCTCGCATGGTGGGAGAATGGATTCCGTCACATTACAAATAGCCAGCATCCAATTGAAAAGCCAGAGGATCTAAAAGGATTGAAGATTCGTACCATGGAAAACAATGTGCACATGGATTCTTTTAAAGCTATGGGTGCTGATCCGACTCCAATGTCATTTACAGAGCTATTTACTGCCTTACAACAGGGAGTAGTTGATGGGCAAGAGAATCCAGTTCCAATTATCTCAACTTCTCGCTTCTATGAAGTTCAAGATTATTTAACACTAACGGGTCATTTCTATTCACCAGCAGCACTTTTAGTTAGTTCGCAAGTATTTGAAGGTCTATCTGAAGACCAACAAAAGGCACTACAAGAAGCAGCTTCTGAAGGTGCAGAATATGAACGTGAAATCGTAGCGGATATGGAAGAAGAAATGATTGCAGATTTAAAAGATCAGGGTATGAAAATTGTTGAAGATGTAGACAAAAAGGCCTTCCAGAAAGCAACTACATCTGTGTATGATCAGTATTCTGATCAAGTTGGAGAAGATTTAATTAAACAAATCCAGGATGCTGCGAAATAAAAGCAGGCATTAGACTTATGATGTGGGGATAACCTTCCCCCATCATATTGTTTTATGGGGGAGGTTAGGTTACATATGAATACAATCATAAAAAACATTGATAGATTTAATAAGGTTCTTGGAGTCGTGTTAGCACTTCTGATTATGGTTATGTCAGCTGTGATCTTCTATCAAGTGTTTTCAAGATTTATTCTGAAAGATTCGTTAAGGTGGTCTGAAGAATTAGCAAGATACCTGATGGTTTGGAGTGTCTTTATCGGATCTGCTTTAGCAATTCGAAAACGCGATTTAATTTCAGTAGATGCGATTAAAGAATTGTTGTCTGAACGTGCGAAAGCTGTACTGAATGTGTTCGTTTACGTTGTTTCAATTGTGTTTCTTTCTGTATTAGTGAATTACGGGTTTGTGCTAATGGGGAATATTGTTCATCAAACTTCCCCAGCTATGAACATTTCCATGGGGTGGGCGTATTCGGCTATACCGGTTGGGTCCATCTTTATGATCATTAATTGTGTAGCGGTTATTATGGAAATCATTATGAAGCAAAGGGAGGGCGATGAACGATGACTACAGTTCTATTAATATCGATGTTAGTCTTGTTTCTGTTAAGCGTTCCAATTGCCCTTGCTATTGGTCTAGCTTCTGCAATTGCCATTTGGTTTACTAGTGATCTACCAATGCTAGTGATTGTACAACGAATTTTCACCTCACTCGATTCCTTTCCATTAATGGCAATACCCTTCTTTATTCTTGCTGGAGCCTTAATGGAAACGGGAGGGATCTCAAAGCGATTGGTTCACTTCGCGAATACGTTAGCTGGTTCGATGACAGGGGGATTAGCGGGTGTAACCGTCATAACTTCCATGTTCTTTGCAGCGATCTCTGGGTCGAGTCCTGCGACAGTTGCTGCAATTGGCTCAATCATGATTCCAGCAATGGTAGCGAGACACTATGATGTCAACTTCGCTGCAGCTGTGCAATCTGTCTCAGGTGCGCTGGGCGTTATTATACCGCCAAGTATTCCAATGATCTTATACGGAGTCGTTGTAGGCGTATCGATTGGGGATCTTTTCATAGCTGGAATCATTCCTGGTCTCTTAATTGGATTATCGTTAATCTTAACGGCCTTCATCATCTCTAAGAGACGTGGATACAAAGGAACAGAGCACTTTACGTGGCAGGAGAGAATCGATGCGTTTAAAAATGCCATCTTCGCCTTGTTAATGCCAACGATTATTCTTGGTGGTATTTATGGTGGTATTTTCACGCCTACTGAAGCTGCAGTAGTAGCGGTAGCGTATGCACTTATTATTGGAGTCTTCGTTTATAAAGAAATTAAAATCAAAGACCTTATTCCAGTATTCGTTAAATCCGGTCTAACTACCTCTATAATTATGTTAATTATTGGTACAGCAGGTTTACTAGGTTGGCTGTTAACAAAAGAAAGAATTCCGCAAACAGTGGCTCAGTCCTTTATGAGTTTCTCGGATAATCCGTTGGTGTTTCTATTAATCGTTAACGTATTCCTTCTTATTGTAGGAATGTTCTTTGAAACATCTGCGTCAGTCATTATCCTTGCACCAATCTTAGCACCGATTGCCATTCAGTTAGGCGTAGATCCAGTTCATTTCGGTATTATTATGGTTGTGAACCTTGCGATTGGTATGGTTACACCTCCACTAGGTGTGAATCTATTTGTTGCGATGCAAATATCTAAGGTCAAATTAGAAACGCTATCCAAAGCGGTTGTACCGTTTTTACTTATATTAATAGCAGATGTGTTACTTATTAGTTATATACCGGAGATCTCACTATTCTTAGTCGATTTGTTAAAGAAATAGTGAATATAGAGGAGGAAATAACATATGACAGCTAAACCAATTATTGCGATTACAATGGGCGACCCATCAGGCGTAGGTCCTGAAGTGATTGTGAAATCGTTTAAAGATAAAGCAATCTATGAAAACAGTTCGTTATTTGTTATTGGTGATCGTAAAATGTTAGAAAGAGCGATTGATGTGACGAAAGTTCAGCTGGATGTGAGAAGTATTTCCAAGCCGGAAGAAGCGAAATTTGAATATGGAACGATTGACGTGATTGATCTGGATCTTGTTTCTGACGCATTAACATGGGGTGAAGTGTCGTCAGAAGCTGGAAATGCAGCATTCCGTTATTTAGAAAAGGCGATTTCATATGCGAATGATAAAAGGATTCAGGGGATTTGTACCGCTCCTCTAAATAAGGAAGCTCTGCATAAAGCTGGTCATATCTATCCAGGACATACCGAGATACTGGCTGAGCTTACGAACACTAAAGACTTTGCAATGATGTTGTCTGCTCCTGGCTTACGAGTGATTCACGTGACAACTCATATCGGCTTGATAGACGCGGTTAATAAAATTAATGTTGATCGTCAATATACTGTCATTAAACTTGCACATGAAACGTTACAAAAAGCAGGCATTACCGATCCTAGAATTGCCGTCTGTGGAATTAATCCGCATGCAGGCGAAAATGGGTTGTTCGGTAACGGCGAAGAAGAAGAAAAAATTATTCCTGCTGTGGAAAAAGCTCAAGAAGAAGGAATCAATGTTGTAGGTCCGCTCCCAGCCGATACGTTGTTTTTCAGAGCAAAACGTGGTGATTTTGATATTGTCGTAGCACAATATCATGATCAAGGGCACGGCCCAATAAAAGTGTTGGGACTAGAGTCAGGTGTAAACATTACGGTTGGACTTCCGACGATTCGTACAAGCGTTGACCATGGGACTGCCTTTGACATCGCTGGCAAAAACATTGCTGATGAGAAATCTTTAAAAGAAGCAATCCGTATGGCGTATGAGCTAGCACCGACAAAAGTTGTCTAGTCACTTTTTAGTAGATCGATTAACTGAATAAAATCATATAGCAAGAGACAGCTTGTATCGTCTCTTGCTATCCTTTGTGTAAGGGACGAGTTAAGGTATAAGTGATGGTGAATTATACGATTGTAGGGGCATGATAATAAACAGAGTCCAGGATACGTAGTGAACAATCTTGAAAAGGGGTGGGAAGGATGGCATTTCCGAAAGTTGCGAAAATTAGGCAGAAATTCGAAGTGGAAAGTATTACAGATGTATCGAAAGTAATCGAAGAACAGTTTCAGACCGTTGAAGCAAATCAAAAAATAAAGCCAGGTATGGAAATTGCAATTACAGTTGGGAGTCGAGGGATTGCGAACATCGATTTAATTGTAAAAAGCATAGCGGAAGAAATCAAAAAGCGTGGAGCTACACCGTTTATCATTCCAGCGATGGGCAGTCACGGTGGTGCAACGGCTGAAGGGCAAGTTGAAGTGCTTGAAGGATTAAATGTTACAGAAGAAACAACAGGATGTGAAATTCGCTCTTCAATGGAAGTCGTTGAGATTGGTGAAACTTCTGCTGGTATCCCAGTCTACATTGATAAGCATGCGTATCACGCTGATGGTATCATTGTAATGAACCGAGTGAAGCCACATACCGATTTTAAGAAAGATATAGAAAGTGGCGTATTGAAAATGGCTTCAATCGGAATGGGAAAACACAAACAGGCGCTTGCCCTCCATACTTATGGTATTAAGGGAATCCGAGATATGATGCCTGAGGTAGGGAAAGTAGCCATTGCGAACTCTAACACCTTGTATGGCATAGCGGTGGTTGAGAATGCCCTTGAAGAAACGGCTATCATTGAAGTGATGGAGCCTAAAGAGATTCAGGAAAGAGAAAGGGAACTCCTCAGAAGAGCATTTGAGTTAATGCCGAGTTTACCAATCGATGAGATTGATATCTTAGTTGTCGATGAAATCGGTAAGAATTACAGTGGAACTGGCATGGATACAAATATCATTGGTCGCATACGCGTCCTTGGTGTAGAAGAGCCTGAGAAGCCAAGTGTAAAATACTTAATTGCTTCTAACTTAAGTGAGGCAAGCCACGGTAACGCGCTCGGAATTGGTCTAGCCGATCTGACAACGAAGCGTTTGTTTGAGAAGATTGATATGAAAGCAATGAACGAAAATGTCATTACCAGTACATTTCTAGATCGCGCCAAAATACCGATTGTCCTCGATAGCGACAGGGATGCATTAACTGCAGCACTTCGCGCAACGTGGGGAGTGAAGGATGAGGAGACAAGGTTCGTTCGTATTCCTAATACGCTTCATATTGGAGAAATGATTGTATCAGAAGTTCTTTATCATGAATTGAAAGATCAATCGAATATTGAAGTGATCGAAGAGCCAACAGAAATGACGTTTGATGAAGAAGGGTATTTTCTATAATGTAAAGTAGACGCACTTCCGGATAAGGGGTAGACTTGCTGGAGAAAACAGTGAGGAACTACCTTTTTTCTGTGTGTGTTTACTAGGAGAAAGGAGTGAAGAGATGATTAGTAGTTTAACTTCGGTATTGTTTCTAGGTCTTATCTTAGGGATTAAACATTCCATTGAACCTGATCATGTCATAGCGGTATCAACAATTGCAAGTGAAACAAAGAAATGGTGGCGCTCATCGTTAGCTGGTGTTTTTTGGGGGATTGGTCATACGATGACACTCTTTATTGTCGGTATGATCGTTATTATGATGAAGGGGGATATACCAGAAATTTGGGCCGTCTGGATGGAATTTCTAGTTGGCGTCATGCTCGTATATCTTGGATTTAAGAGTGTCTTGATGTTAACAAAACACTCTGAATCTCATACAAAGAATAGGAATTCTCCATTTTTGAAATCAACGGCAATAGGATTTGTTCATGGTCTTGCAGGAAGCGCAGCGATGGTCCTCTTAACGATGTCTTCGGTCGATACAGTTGGCGAAGGAGCTCTCTACATGCTGGTTTTTGGTGCTGGCACAGTGATAGGTATGCTTTGTTTTACGACACTCATAGGGATACCATTTGTTCTTAGCAAACATAAAGTAAGGATTAACAACAATCTCACAAGGTTTACCGGTGTTGTTAGCATGCTGTTTGGTGTGTACTATATGTATAGCGTGTGGTGAAGCTAGCAGTCTATCAACAAGCCATTCTTTTCTTTGCTATTCTTTAGTATTCGATCTTTGATGAATCCAAATCGCCATTTGTAAGGTAAGTGCATCTTTAAATTCCCTTGGATCATAGCCTGTGTCCTGCTTGATTTTATTGATCCGATAGATGAGTGTATTTCGATGAATGTACATATCCTCAGATGTTTGTTGGATATTGAGATTGTTTTTAAAAAGAAATGAAAGCGTATCGCTATATTTCGATAAGGTTTTATTAATAACCCTGTTTTTAAATCGTTCAGCAACATTTTCATTGATTTGATAGAGAATCGCTTGTGGTTCTACGTCTTCAAAGAATACGATCTTTTTGTTTGAATCGCTTATTTCAAAGGCTAACTCACAATCGTCATACGATTGACTAAACCCTTCAAGTGTGGAGAATGGATTGCTTATCCCCATACGGAATGGAAGGGATAAATGGTGCATTTCTAAAGAGATACGCTTGATTAGTTTTTTGACATTGTATTCATCTACACCGCATAGTCCGATAAATAAACGATTAACGTTAATAAATCCTACAAGAGCGTAATTATCATTGAAAAGGTTTTCAATTCGTTCCACGATGGTTTGGTTCGGAATCGAGCGTTCGCTCATATGTATGATGACGATGGTAAAAGGGGTTGGAAGCTTTGTATCTAGTAGTTCTAATCCCCTTTCAATCTGTTCGTATGACGGGACTGGCTTAAGCAATTCCTCCACAATCATTTCTTTTGTGCGCTGTTTCCATTCCAGTTGCCTGGCGATGAATTCCTGCTTGATCATTAATTCTGTCGCCATTTTCACAAGACCTCCAACATCACCCATTTCTTCTGGATTTCCTGTGATGCCAATGACTCCTACCACCTGATTTTGGAACGAGATTGGTAAATTAAGTCCGGGTTGGGCACCCCTCCATTTTCCTTCTTCATCAGAGGAAATGGAGAGTGGTGCTTTACTTTTAATGACCTCAAGTGCACCTTCATGAATTTGGTCGATACGCTCCATATTTCCTGAAGCAATAATGACACCCTGCTCGTTCATAATGTTGATATTGCGGTTTAATCTGTTTGATGTCTCAAGGACAATCGTTTTGGCAATAGCTCTTGTTAACATAAAAACCCTCCTCTAGCTATAATAGACGAAAAATTCATAAAAATCACCCTCTTTTTTGTATGGAGTACACAACGAAATGATTCGTACTTGCAAGTATAATTGGGTATAACGAATGAAAGCGCTTTCTGAGGGGGTAATTATTTTGAAGATCGTCATCGCACCAGATTCATTTAAAGGTAGTCTGACAGCAATGGAAGCAGCTACGGCCATCGATCGGGGAGTAAAAAATGCGTATCCTTTGGCAAATACGTCGTTAATTCCAATGGCGGATGGCGGGGAAGGGACGCTCGAAACACTTGTCGATGCAACAGATGGTTTTACGAAACAAGTTCAAGTAAAGGGTCCAATTGGAGACAAAGTGGAAGCAACATACGGCATTCTTGGTGACAATAAGACTTGTATTATCGAAATGGCGAGCGCCTCGGGAATTGTTCTTGTGCCAGAAGGGAAATTAAATCCACTAATTACAACAACCTTTGGTACTGGAGAGCTAATTAGACATGCTCTTGATGAAGGGTACAGAACTTTTATTCTAGCAATCGGAGGCTCTGCTACAAACGATGGTGGGGCTGGAATGTTACAGGCACTAGGCTTACATCTTCTTGATGAAAAGGGACAATCTGTAGGCTTTGGTGGAGGTAGTTTAAGAGATATTCATAGGATTGATGCCAAAGGATTCGATGAGCGAATTAAGGAGAGTTCCTTCCTTATAGCTTCGGATGTGGAAAATCCACTCATTGGTCCTAATGGGGCATCGCACGTATTTGGACCGCAAAAAGGGGCGAGTCAGGAGGACGTGGCCCTTTTAGATAGCCAGTTGACACACTGGGCAGACAAAGTCGAGGAAACGACAGGGATTCAGATTCATGACAAACCTGGTGCAGGTGCAGCGGGAGGAATTGGCGGTGCTTTCCAAGCGTTCTTTCCTTCAAGGGTGGAACGAGGGATTGATGTGGTTATTAACTATACAAAGCTGAAAGAAAACCTCGTAGAAGCTGATCTTGTGCTCACAGGGGAAGGGCAAGTGGACTCACAAACAGCATCAGGTAAAACGCCAATGGGGGTCGCTCAGACTGCCCAAAACCTTGGTGTTCCAACTATTGTGATGGCTGGATCGATTGGACCAGGAATTGAGTTGCTTTATCAGTTTGGAATTGTGAGTGCGCACAGTATTGTAAACAGCCCAATGAAGTTAGAAACAGCCATAAAGGAAGCGTCGTTTTTATTAGAAAAAAGTACAGAACAAGTCGTTCGATCTTATTTTCATAATCATGTTCCACAACTACAAGGAGGTTCAGTTTGATGAAAATTAAAAAGACGATTGAGAAAGTTCCAGGCGGTTTAATGGTCGTTCCACTTATGTTTGGTGCACTTGTTAACACGATCGACCAGATGCATCTTCCTTTCATCATGAATGCATTAAAGTCACTAGGTGTTGCACCTACAGATGAAGGTTTTTATGAAATGCTCCGAATAGGAGGGTTTTCAGAAGCCCTTTTCAAGAATGGTGCGCTTGTATTAATTGCGCTATTCCTGTTCTCTGCGGGAAGTCAAATGAATTTAAGAATTGGTGGAGTAGCACTTAAAAAAGGGGTATTGCTAACCGTTACAAAATATCTGACTGGTTTGACGGTTGGTCTGTTGTTTGGTTATTTCTTTGATCCGATGTCAGGTTTATTTGGACTATCTACACTTGCGATTATCGCTGGTATGACAAACGGTAATGGTGGCATGTACGCTGCTTTAACAAGTCAGTATGGAAACCGATCTGATGTCGGTGCGGTTGCCATTCTTTCACTTAATGATGGACCGTTCTTAACCCTTCTAGCACTCGGATTACTAGGATCTAGCTTCCCGATTATTGCCTTTATCGCTGTTCTTCTTCCAATTGGAATAGGAATGCTTCTTGGAAATTTAGACGAAGAGATTAGAGAATTTCTCAAACCTGGTGAAATTCTACCCGTTCCGTTTTTTGCATTTGCACTAGGGGCAGGTATGAATCTTGCTAACTTCTTTAATCCAGAAGTGGTAGCTGCTGGATTAACGATAGGAGTTCTCACGACCGTACTCACAGGTGGGGCAGGCATTCTAGTATTTAAACTATTTAAAGAAAAGAGTTACATTGCACCAGTATCTGAGGCTTCCACTGCTGGGAATGCGGCTGCTACTCCTGCAGCGATTGCAGCTGCAGCTGGGGTAGCTGGAAGTTCAGGGATGATGTCGGCGAGTGAAGCTGCTTCATTTCAAAGTGTTGCAGCTATAGCAACAGCACAGATCTCAATCGCAACTCTAACGACAGCGATCCTTTGTCCTATCGCCGTGATTCTAGTCGATC contains:
- a CDS encoding lactate racemase domain-containing protein produces the protein MAFPKVAKIRQKFEVESITDVSKVIEEQFQTVEANQKIKPGMEIAITVGSRGIANIDLIVKSIAEEIKKRGATPFIIPAMGSHGGATAEGQVEVLEGLNVTEETTGCEIRSSMEVVEIGETSAGIPVYIDKHAYHADGIIVMNRVKPHTDFKKDIESGVLKMASIGMGKHKQALALHTYGIKGIRDMMPEVGKVAIANSNTLYGIAVVENALEETAIIEVMEPKEIQERERELLRRAFELMPSLPIDEIDILVVDEIGKNYSGTGMDTNIIGRIRVLGVEEPEKPSVKYLIASNLSEASHGNALGIGLADLTTKRLFEKIDMKAMNENVITSTFLDRAKIPIVLDSDRDALTAALRATWGVKDEETRFVRIPNTLHIGEMIVSEVLYHELKDQSNIEVIEEPTEMTFDEEGYFL
- a CDS encoding four-carbon acid sugar kinase family protein codes for the protein MVLKLAVIADDLTGANDTGVQFAKQGLDTTVLFPDTILQPTNMTGDVIVLNSNSRAIPTEHAHKIVSNLSKQLRDLGVASVLKKIDSTMRGNIGTEIDAVMDVYDFNVAFVVPAFPKSGRITLNGIHYVDGVPLEETEIASDPTCPVNESYLPELLQKQSKREVALITIRDIREGKAYLAKKMKALSIQEPSKIVVIDAETDEELHTIVEATQQLEENILWVGSAGIAYHLCNSFHEQALTLEDCENRKLPLLVVAGSISGITHKQVEELKAKTSIEEVMISPYKFLDEKERESEIERAVQLGEALLDKGDLIVSTNRDIKAINQVREFQKTLGISNMEVGNRIADALGIIAGRLIEKKQIQGAVLTGGDIAGATCKVLNGKGIRIIGEVEDGLPYGTLFGGLYDRLPIATKAGAFGSEQALVKALQTLKGVNMQTYDRVQQ
- a CDS encoding glycerate kinase, which produces MKIVIAPDSFKGSLTAMEAATAIDRGVKNAYPLANTSLIPMADGGEGTLETLVDATDGFTKQVQVKGPIGDKVEATYGILGDNKTCIIEMASASGIVLVPEGKLNPLITTTFGTGELIRHALDEGYRTFILAIGGSATNDGGAGMLQALGLHLLDEKGQSVGFGGGSLRDIHRIDAKGFDERIKESSFLIASDVENPLIGPNGASHVFGPQKGASQEDVALLDSQLTHWADKVEETTGIQIHDKPGAGAAGGIGGAFQAFFPSRVERGIDVVINYTKLKENLVEADLVLTGEGQVDSQTASGKTPMGVAQTAQNLGVPTIVMAGSIGPGIELLYQFGIVSAHSIVNSPMKLETAIKEASFLLEKSTEQVVRSYFHNHVPQLQGGSV
- a CDS encoding TRAP transporter large permease, with protein sequence MTTVLLISMLVLFLLSVPIALAIGLASAIAIWFTSDLPMLVIVQRIFTSLDSFPLMAIPFFILAGALMETGGISKRLVHFANTLAGSMTGGLAGVTVITSMFFAAISGSSPATVAAIGSIMIPAMVARHYDVNFAAAVQSVSGALGVIIPPSIPMILYGVVVGVSIGDLFIAGIIPGLLIGLSLILTAFIISKRRGYKGTEHFTWQERIDAFKNAIFALLMPTIILGGIYGGIFTPTEAAVVAVAYALIIGVFVYKEIKIKDLIPVFVKSGLTTSIIMLIIGTAGLLGWLLTKERIPQTVAQSFMSFSDNPLVFLLIVNVFLLIVGMFFETSASVIILAPILAPIAIQLGVDPVHFGIIMVVNLAIGMVTPPLGVNLFVAMQISKVKLETLSKAVVPFLLILIADVLLISYIPEISLFLVDLLKK
- a CDS encoding 2-keto-3-deoxygluconate permease — protein: MKIKKTIEKVPGGLMVVPLMFGALVNTIDQMHLPFIMNALKSLGVAPTDEGFYEMLRIGGFSEALFKNGALVLIALFLFSAGSQMNLRIGGVALKKGVLLTVTKYLTGLTVGLLFGYFFDPMSGLFGLSTLAIIAGMTNGNGGMYAALTSQYGNRSDVGAVAILSLNDGPFLTLLALGLLGSSFPIIAFIAVLLPIGIGMLLGNLDEEIREFLKPGEILPVPFFAFALGAGMNLANFFNPEVVAAGLTIGVLTTVLTGGAGILVFKLFKEKSYIAPVSEASTAGNAAATPAAIAAAAGVAGSSGMMSASEAASFQSVAAIATAQISIATLTTAILCPIAVILVDRYQRSKGIDGRMESEQLKESNPDKKVQSA
- a CDS encoding sugar diacid recognition domain-containing protein, whose protein sequence is MLTRAIAKTIVLETSNRLNRNINIMNEQGVIIASGNMERIDQIHEGALEVIKSKAPLSISSDEEGKWRGAQPGLNLPISFQNQVVGVIGITGNPEEMGDVGGLVKMATELMIKQEFIARQLEWKQRTKEMIVEELLKPVPSYEQIERGLELLDTKLPTPFTIVIIHMSERSIPNQTIVERIENLFNDNYALVGFINVNRLFIGLCGVDEYNVKKLIKRISLEMHHLSLPFRMGISNPFSTLEGFSQSYDDCELAFEISDSNKKIVFFEDVEPQAILYQINENVAERFKNRVINKTLSKYSDTLSFLFKNNLNIQQTSEDMYIHRNTLIYRINKIKQDTGYDPREFKDALTLQMAIWIHQRSNTKE
- a CDS encoding TRAP transporter substrate-binding protein, with amino-acid sequence MKSLSKKVLGAATALSLSVLVACGGGNQQADSTGGEAASGEAKTLQVGITLAEDSHYYKGLEHFADLVEEKSDGELAIEIFPNGSLGGERDMVESLQVGSLDMVLTSTGPLGGFAPEINVVDLPFLFENREHAYKVLDGEIGQDLLSGLEDQSLKGLAWWENGFRHITNSQHPIEKPEDLKGLKIRTMENNVHMDSFKAMGADPTPMSFTELFTALQQGVVDGQENPVPIISTSRFYEVQDYLTLTGHFYSPAALLVSSQVFEGLSEDQQKALQEAASEGAEYEREIVADMEEEMIADLKDQGMKIVEDVDKKAFQKATTSVYDQYSDQVGEDLIKQIQDAAK
- the pdxA gene encoding 4-hydroxythreonine-4-phosphate dehydrogenase PdxA; the protein is MTAKPIIAITMGDPSGVGPEVIVKSFKDKAIYENSSLFVIGDRKMLERAIDVTKVQLDVRSISKPEEAKFEYGTIDVIDLDLVSDALTWGEVSSEAGNAAFRYLEKAISYANDKRIQGICTAPLNKEALHKAGHIYPGHTEILAELTNTKDFAMMLSAPGLRVIHVTTHIGLIDAVNKINVDRQYTVIKLAHETLQKAGITDPRIAVCGINPHAGENGLFGNGEEEEKIIPAVEKAQEEGINVVGPLPADTLFFRAKRGDFDIVVAQYHDQGHGPIKVLGLESGVNITVGLPTIRTSVDHGTAFDIAGKNIADEKSLKEAIRMAYELAPTKVV
- a CDS encoding TRAP transporter small permease, with translation MNTIIKNIDRFNKVLGVVLALLIMVMSAVIFYQVFSRFILKDSLRWSEELARYLMVWSVFIGSALAIRKRDLISVDAIKELLSERAKAVLNVFVYVVSIVFLSVLVNYGFVLMGNIVHQTSPAMNISMGWAYSAIPVGSIFMIINCVAVIMEIIMKQREGDER
- a CDS encoding sulfite exporter TauE/SafE family protein, which translates into the protein MISSLTSVLFLGLILGIKHSIEPDHVIAVSTIASETKKWWRSSLAGVFWGIGHTMTLFIVGMIVIMMKGDIPEIWAVWMEFLVGVMLVYLGFKSVLMLTKHSESHTKNRNSPFLKSTAIGFVHGLAGSAAMVLLTMSSVDTVGEGALYMLVFGAGTVIGMLCFTTLIGIPFVLSKHKVRINNNLTRFTGVVSMLFGVYYMYSVW